Proteins encoded together in one Bacteroidota bacterium window:
- a CDS encoding mannose-1-phosphate guanylyltransferase, with protein sequence MNNKYCVIMAGGVGSRFWPMSRTTHPKQFIDVLGTGRTLLQQTWDRSLRVCDPANIFVVTNEGYVNLVREQLPGIPPQNILAEPARKNTAPCVAYAAWKIHSLNPDAVMVVAPSDHLITKEKTYEKAIKACMTKAAGSDCLITIGIRPTRPDTGYGYIQFRQSDALELDKRIKKVKTFTEKPNHEMAQFFLDSGDFLWNAGIFVWSAKSIMKAFEEHASEMAGIFNEGAGKWNTTEEAEFLRDAYNRCKNISIDYAIMEKADNVYVRSSIIGWSDLGTWGSLYTHIKQDENLNAVVGKQVMLYDTKNCVVHVPKDKLVVIEGLDDYIVVESDNILLICKKQDEQQIRTFVNDVKVARGDKFV encoded by the coding sequence ATGAATAATAAGTATTGTGTAATAATGGCAGGCGGTGTGGGGTCGCGTTTCTGGCCAATGAGCCGCACCACACATCCCAAGCAGTTTATTGATGTACTCGGTACAGGCCGCACGCTGCTTCAGCAAACCTGGGACCGCTCACTGCGTGTGTGTGATCCCGCAAATATTTTTGTGGTCACCAATGAGGGGTATGTCAATCTTGTACGTGAACAATTGCCGGGTATCCCCCCGCAAAATATTCTTGCTGAACCCGCCCGTAAAAACACTGCCCCCTGTGTAGCCTATGCGGCATGGAAAATTCACTCGCTCAATCCTGATGCGGTTATGGTGGTGGCTCCGTCTGATCACCTCATTACCAAAGAAAAAACTTACGAAAAAGCAATCAAAGCCTGTATGACCAAAGCCGCAGGCTCTGATTGCTTAATCACAATCGGTATCCGCCCCACACGCCCCGATACCGGCTACGGCTATATACAGTTTCGCCAGTCGGATGCACTCGAACTTGATAAGCGCATCAAAAAGGTGAAAACATTTACCGAAAAGCCTAACCATGAAATGGCGCAGTTCTTTTTAGACAGCGGCGACTTTTTGTGGAACGCGGGCATTTTTGTGTGGAGTGCCAAAAGCATTATGAAAGCCTTTGAAGAACACGCCTCGGAAATGGCGGGTATCTTCAACGAAGGTGCCGGAAAATGGAACACAACCGAAGAGGCCGAGTTTTTGCGCGATGCCTACAACCGGTGCAAAAACATTTCCATCGACTACGCCATTATGGAAAAGGCCGATAATGTGTATGTGCGTTCTTCCATCATCGGCTGGTCTGATCTGGGCACCTGGGGCTCGCTTTACACACACATTAAACAGGATGAAAACCTGAATGCCGTGGTGGGAAAACAGGTGATGCTGTACGATACAAAGAATTGTGTGGTTCACGTGCCCAAAGATAAACTGGTGGTTATTGAAGGGCTGGATGATTACATTGTGGTGGAATCTGATAATATTCTGCTCATTTGCAAAAAGCAGGACGAGCAGCAGATACGCACATTTGTGAATGATGTGAAAGTGGCCCGTGGCGATAAATTTGTTTGA